The following proteins are co-located in the Ammospiza caudacuta isolate bAmmCau1 chromosome 20, bAmmCau1.pri, whole genome shotgun sequence genome:
- the TMEM97 gene encoding sigma intracellular receptor 2 encodes MAAAPRWRERLFALYFISHIPITALIDLQPLLPAGIAPRALTDLLQQYATSFRDPLMLQPPEWFKAFIYCEAFLQLPFFPIAAYAFLKGGCRWIRTPAIIYSTHVATTLFAILAHILFHDFSKAEHAGPQTLRERLALLSIYLPYLLIPLLLLFTMLCNPHYKHVEKRKRK; translated from the exons atggcggcggctccgcggtGGCGGGAGCGGCTCTTCGCCCTCTATTTCATCTCGCACATCCCGATCACGGCGCTCATCGACCTGCAGCCGCTGCTGCCCGCCGGGATCGCGCCGCGGGCC ctgACAGACCTGTTGCAGCAGTATGCAACTTCCTTCAGGGACCCCCTgatgctgcagcccccagagtGGTTCAAGGCGTTCATCTACTGCGAAGCCTTTCTCCAGCTGCCCTTCTTCCCCATCGCTGCCTACGCCTTCCTGAAAG GTGGCTGCAGATGGATCAGGACTCCTGCCATTATCTACTCCACCCACGTGGCCACCACTCTGTTTGCCATCCTGGCCCACATCCTGTTCCACGACTTCTCCAAGGCGGAGCACGCGGGGCCTCAGACGCTGCGCGAGCGCCTGGCGCTGCTCTCCATCTACCTGCCCTACCTGCTgatcccactgctgctcctgttcaCCATGCTCTGCAACCCCCACTACAAACACgtggagaagaggaaaaggaagtaG
- the IFT20 gene encoding intraflagellar transport protein 20 homolog: MAQAALGAAGLHFDELNKLRVLEPEVAAQTAQLREQCRAFVDKTAEFQNIVGSLIELVDQLAKAVESEKMKAIGARNLLKSIAKQREAQEQQLQALIAEKKMQLERYRIEYETLCKIEADQNEFIDQFIFQK, encoded by the exons ATGGCGCAGGCGGCGCTGGGCGCGGCGGGGCTGCACTTTGACGAACTGAACAAGCTGCGGGTGCTGGAGCCCGAGGTGGCGGCGCAGACGGCGCAGCTCCGCGAGCAGTGCCGGGCCTTCGTGGACA aaACAGCAGAATTTCAGAACATAGTGGGCAGCTTGATTGAGCTCGTTGACCAACTGGCCAAAGCTGTAGAAAGTGAGAAGATGAAG gcCATCGGGGCACGGAACCTGCTGAAGTCGATTGCAAAGCAGAGAgaggctcaggagcagcagctccaggctttGATAGCAGAGAAGAAGATGCAGCTGGAAAG GTACCGGATCGAGTACGAGACCCTCTGCAAAATCGAAGCGGACCAGAACGAATTCATCGACCAGTTCATCTTCCAGAAATAG
- the TNFAIP1 gene encoding BTB/POZ domain-containing adapter for CUL3-mediated RhoA degradation protein 2, with protein sequence MSGDTCLGSALCPAAGHKPKAGALKGGSLGNKYVRLNVGGSLYYTTVQVLTRHDTMLKAMFSGRMEVLTDKEGWILIDRCGKHFGTILNYLRDDTIALPKHRQEIKALMAEAKYYLIQGLVDMCQAALQDKKDLYEPVCSIPIITSPKEEERLIESSMKPVVKLLYNRSNNKYSYTSNSDDNLLKNIELFDKLSLRFNGRVLFIKDVIGDEICCWSFYGQGRKLAEVCCTSIVYATEKKQTKVEFPEARIYEETLNVLLYETPRVPDNSLLEATSRSRSQASHSEDEEGLELRERVRRIHVKRYSTYDDRQLGH encoded by the exons ATGTCGGGGGACACGTGCCTGGGCAGCGCCCTGTGCCCGGCCGCCGGACACAAGCCCAAGGCCGGCGCGCTCAAGGGCGGCAGCCTGGGCAACAAGTACGTGCGGCTCAACGTCGGGGGCTCCCTGTACTACACCACGGTGCAGGTGCTCACCAGGCACGACACCATGCTCAAGGCCATGTTCAGCGGCAGGATGGAGGTGCTCACCGACAAGGAAG GCTGGATCCTTATAGACCGTTGTGGGAAGCACTTTGGAACAATTTTAAACTATCTCAGAGATGACACGATTGCACTTCCAAAACACAGGCAGGAGATCAAAGCCTTGATGGCAGAAGCCAAATACTATCTCATCCAGGGCTTAGTGGACATgtgccaggcagctctgcag GACAAGAAAGACTTGTATGAACCTGTCTGCAGCATCCCTATTATCACCTCTCCAAAAGAAGAGGAGAGACTGATAGAGTCATCAATGAAA CCTGTTGTTAAACTGCTGTATAATAGAAGCAACAATAAATACTCCTACACCAG TAACTCTGATGACAACTTGCTGAAGAACATCGAGCTGTTTGACAAGCTGTCCCTGCGGTTCAACGGCAGAGTGCTGTTCATCAAGGACGTGATCGGGGACGAGATCTGCTGCTGGTCCTTCTACGGGCAGGGCCGCAAGCTGGCCGAGGTGTGCTGCACCTCCATCGTCTACGCCACCGAGAAGAAGCAAACCAAG GTTGAGTTCCCTGAGGCACGGATCTATGAGGAGACCCTGAATGTCCTGCTGTACGAGACACCCCGAGTCCCAGACAACTCCCTGCTGGAGGCCACGAGCCGCAGCCGCAGCCAGGCCTCGCACagcgaggatgaggaggggctggagctgcgcGAGCGCGTGCGCCGCATCCACGTCAAGAGGTACAGCACCTACGACGACCGCCAGCTCGGCCACTAG